In one Gracilinanus agilis isolate LMUSP501 chromosome 6, AgileGrace, whole genome shotgun sequence genomic region, the following are encoded:
- the CALCB gene encoding calcitonin gene-related peptide 2, translating into MILLKLSSFLAFFALVVCQMDSLQAAPFRPGFESAMPDHVTLSDDEARHLLNALVKEFVQMKADELDQVTEDNSVTAQKRGCNTATCVTHRLADFLSRSGGVAKSDFVPTNVGAKAFGRRRRDI; encoded by the exons ATGATCCTCCTAAAGCTCTCTTCCTTCTTGGCTTTCTTTGCCTTGGTTGTGTGCCAGATGGACAGCCTCCAGGCTGCTCCGTTCAG GCCTGGTTTTGAGTCTGCCATGCCAGACCACGTGACTCTCAGCGATGATGAAGCTCGGCACCTGCTGAATGCTTTGGTGAAGGAGTTTGTGCAGATGAAAGCTGACGAGCTGGATCAGGTGACTGAGGACAACAG TGTCACTGCTCAGAAACGAGGCTGCAACACTGCCACCTGTGTGACCCACCGGCTAGCCGATTTCCTAAGCAGGTCTGGAGGAGTGGCCAAGAGTGACTTCGTACCAACCAATGTTGGGGCAAAAGCATTTGGCAGACGACGGAGGGACATCTAG